The Deltaproteobacteria bacterium genomic sequence CGCTCTCCCGTCATAGGGAGCCGGCCCGAAGCGGCGCAAAGAAGAAACCGCAAGAGGAGCAAAGTCGGCACAACTCATGGGTCTGCTCGCAAGACCGCTCGCCGGCGCCGCCGGCCTCTACCTCGCCTCCCTGGTCGTGGAAGGCGTAACGCTTGACGGACCGGCGGCGGCCGCAACGGCGGCCGCCGCCCTCGCCCTCGTGAACATCTTCATAAAGCCCGTTGTAAAGGCGCTCACCTTTCCGGTGAACATCGCCACGCTGGGCCTCTTCTCCCTCGTCATGAACGGCGCCTTCCTCATGGCCACGGCCTCCGTGATAACCGGCTTCCACGTGGCCGGACCGCTGCCGGCCCTCTACGGCGCCGCCGTAGTGAGCCTCGCCTCGGCGGCGGCTCGGGTCTTCTCAAGGAAATTCTGATTTATTGCACTGAGGGAACCTTTTTAAAAAAAGGTTCCCTCAGACTCCCTCCAAAAACTTTTAACGCGAGGTGGTTTCCCCCTGTTTTGCCAGGCAAAACAGGGGGAAACCACCTCGTATTGAAAGTCTTTGAAGGGGGTCTGGGGGAAACTTTCTTTAGAAAGTTTCCCCCAGAGT encodes the following:
- a CDS encoding phage holin family protein, coding for MGLLARPLAGAAGLYLASLVVEGVTLDGPAAAATAAAALALVNIFIKPVVKALTFPVNIATLGLFSLVMNGAFLMATASVITGFHVAGPLPALYGAAVVSLASAAARVFSRKF